The Onychomys torridus chromosome 4, mOncTor1.1, whole genome shotgun sequence DNA window TAATGGCTCCATAGTATAAAGAGCTGAGTTACATGTAGACAAGGCTTTGCAGATTCCCTTGGTTGAGGGAGTTCTCAGGATGGTGGCTCCAATGTGGAGACCACAATGCATATGAATGGCAAGGTAATGATTACCACTGCTCAAGTAAGAATGACCAGCTCATTGATGGTGGTTTCTGAGCTGGACAGCTTAAGTAAGGCAGAGAGGTCATAGAAAAATTGGTGGACAGTGTtgtttctaaagagagagagaggagacaagcAAAAAGAATAGTGGGCATAAGGCCATTGGTAGAGGGAAATACCCAGGACACTATCACTAGCAGGACACAGAGGCTCTGGCTCATGATGGTAGTATAGTGAAAAGGGTGACAAAGGGCCATTTATTTGTCACaagccatggaggtcagaaggaaaTTGTCAATACACCCAAACAGTAAGAAAAAACCTATATGGGAGACACATACAGCATATGAGATGGACTGATTATGTGTCAGTATATTCATGAGCATCTTAGGAGCTGTGACTGATGAGAAAGAGATATCCATGAAGGCCAAGTggctgaggaagaagtacatgggggtaTGGAGCCTGATGAGCAGGTTCCCCAGCACCATGGTCAGGTACATGGCCAGGAAGAGGGCTGAGTACATGCCTTGGTCCTCTGGCCGGATGGGGAGCCCCAAGAGGATGAACTCAGACATGCTGCTCTGgttcttcttcatcatcttctCTTTAGCTAGAGATGAAAACCGATGATATGGAGGAAACGGAGGTCATTGCACCTATTACAGAATAATAGCATGTATTTTAACTAGCAAGGTTGTACACTCTAACTGGAATATCTTGAGATTTTTGCCACATTGTTGGATTAGTCATTGTGTGGCTAAATGTGTTATTTGCCTGTCTAGAAGCCAACTCAAATTgtcttagaggaaaaaaaaaaatggaaagcacCAGAGTATCAAATTTCTTCAAGTTCAACCAAAAGAGAGGTTAGtccatggggaaaaaaatctgagatTTCAAGTAAGAGTGCAAGGCAGAGTCAGTAAGGAACAAATAGAAACCCAGCAGATGATTTCCAATGGCTGGTTGGGCTGGCTTACACTCCCCAACCCACCCTGAGCCCTTTGCAATACTTCTCAGCTATGCTTTATTTTCACTTAGCACGAGAATAACTATTAGGTGTGTGAAGCTCCAAAATACCAGAATCTACAGATTTGATGTGAATAGTACATATATCGGGCCAGTCTGGGGGTTTCATAAGCTAGTGACACACCTGGAATCCTCCATCAATTCTTCCTTTTATTCTTCCTTTCCTATCCAAAGGTTCAATCTTCCATCACTCGATACAGGAAAAAGGGGGTGTGCATCTCTTCTGACACACACTTAAGAATCGTCTGTAGACGGTCTCTCAGCTCAAGctggaccattctcattcaagcaCATAGAATCCCCAGAAATCCTTGATTTTACCAGTCACATCCAGAATCTACCAGAGAAGAGGTTCTTTGTGAGTGTATGTCTGGAATAAACTAGTAATAAGCTCTCCTTTACAGTGATTCTCAAGCTTTATTTCTCACTAATGATtcttaactaattttttttatgtattctaacatttcttttttgtttagatacatatttattttctgataAGTAATATTTCCttgctttacatttttttattcttctttattaagaaactttttactcactccacatgctatccacagacccccttcctccctcctcccaagcactctttcccaagccaccctgcatccccacatcccccaaatcgaagtctccattttttataatttgtaaatatgataattcttcctccttctctttcataTTTGTTGACTTTAGACCTACCCATTGTCACAATCATTTCATATTCAGGAAGGAAATAATCATTTCATATTCAGGAAAGAAAACATATGAAATAGCTACTAAAATGCAGACTCCATATCCTCTCACAAAATTATTCACTCTGAATGTGCTGATTTTTGATAATCACATAATCATCTTGACCACCATTTCTAAAGAGTTAACTAAAGATTATAGTAAAATATAAAGAAGTATAAACCAttttacctaattgaaatatgtttaaaattcacATATTATTTATCCTACTATATTAAAAGTCCTCTAAGTGATGCTATTATGGAGATGGTCCAAATCAAAAATTAGATTGAATCCTGAGGCCAACAGAGGCAGCACCTTGCATTGTTTCACATACACCTGAAAAAGATCTTGTTTATATCCCAGCATCACCTGAAGGAAATCTGATTAGACTGATTGTATTAACAACTGAGTAAGCCAAACCCTGTGAACATTCTCTGTGACCTGCGAATTCTACTGAAAGTTATACTGATCAGCAGCACATGGTATCATAGGTTTAGACACAAGAATGCATCACTGAAATAGTACTTTCCATGGCTAAAATTGTAATCTACATAATATTTCCCAAAGCAAGGGGAGGAATAAATCATAGTGCTGGTGCACAGAAACCTTGCTCTCCTGGCCGCACAGCAGAAGCCCAACAGTCAAGAAGCAAGGGCAGTAGTAGGGAAAGCACTCCATTGTAAACTAGCTGAAGTCAGAAGATGACACATGACAGCTGGTGACTGTACATCCCTGCATGTGTGAATTAATTCAGGTTGCCTAGACTTCCCAAGACCCTGGCAGCTACTGCTCAGTTCACATCCAAAGAGGCTGAACATCTGGATGCACAGTGTATGTGTAATAACAATATTCTCTGGAATGCTTTGGAAAGTCTCTCACTATTGTTTCACAGGGCTCcaccttcccagcactcagagatcTACAATAGGGATTTTATTTACCAATTGAATCAATATTTAAATGTCACAGTCTTTTACAGAAAACTAATCTTGTTTCAATATGTGAACAGGCTCAGACACTTGGAGGGAAAAAAGTTATGTACTTAGTTACCTTCACACAAACACAACTAAAATGGAATGGGAATGGAACAGAGGCTACAAacagaaggacagagtcagagggAGGTTGGCTAAGAGGTAGATGACAGTTAAACGGAAAAATTGCTTCTTATTACATGGTAGGGTGGTAAGTCTGCTAATAAGAAAATACTGTGTGTTTCAAACAGATAAGAAAAAGAACTCTGAGTATTTCCATCATAAGCATGTGAAAATGAGGAATTAAACATAATTGCCATGATTTGAACATATGaactgtatacatgtataaaacaatACATGGTACTGAGTAACCACACACCATTAAAATAACAAGtggaaattaattaaaaacaaaagcatagcTACTTTTGAATTAAAGTTATTCAAAAAATGAACACTAGCTAAATTATAAAGTTAAATGCAAATAACAACATGAATTAGTCAATCTGAAGAAATATTagcatttttaagaaagaaaaaagaaaaagtctttacTACTTAAGGGCTTTAACATATCAAAAAACAACGAAAGCAGTGAAGACATGAAATCACAATTGTGGGTTCTATATGAATAGGGAGAATTGTGGATATGTATGTAAAGAAAAATCTGTGCAGGAATAACaagatcaacaagacaaaaaagaaaggaagaaaggaagagaatagGGAGATTTAAAACTACATACATGGTAAAGTGTGCCTAAAAAGACAATGCCCCGAATCACTAGCAGCTTTTCCCAGAGGAGAGGACACATGTAATTACATGGAAAAAGTTGCTCTTGCAAGCATATTCCTCAAAGCTCCTTTCATATCCCTATTCCTCAGACTGTAGATAAAGGGATTTAGCATAGGTGTGACCATAGTGTACAACAGAGCCACAATGACATCTTTGTCATTAGTGTTGTTAGATGAGGGGACAAAATATAGCCCAATAATGGCTCCATAATAGAGAGAAACCACAGAAAGGTGAGAGCCACATGTGGATAAGGCTTTGCAGATTCCTTTGATGGAGGGAGTTCTCAGGATGGTGGCTCCAATGCGGCCATAAGAACCCAGAATGCATATGAATGGCACAGTAATGACTAGTGATCCCACAATGAGGATGACCAGCTCATTGATGGAGGTGTCTGAGCTAGACAACTTAATTAAAGCAGAGAGATCACAGAAGAAGTGGTGGAGAGTGTTACTTCTTAAAAAAGAGAGATGAGCTAGGAGGATAGTGTGCACAAGGGCACCAGCAAAGGATAAGAACCAGGATGCAATGACTAGTAAGATACAGACACTCTGACTCATGATTCTGGTGTAGTGGAGAGGGTGGCAGATGGCCACATATCTGTCATAGGccatagaagtcagaagaaagcTGTCAAGATCTgcaaaaaataggaaaaaatacacTTGGGAAATGCATCCAGCATATGAGATGGACTGACTGTGTGTCAGCATATTCATGAGCATCTTTGGAGATGTGACTGATGAGAAAGAGATGTCTGTGAAGGCCAAGTggctgaggaagaagtacatgggggttTGGAGGTGAGAGTCCAGCCTGATGAGCAGGATGATGAGCAGGTTCCCCAGCACTGTTATCAGGTACAAGGCCAAGAAGAGGGCAGAGTACATCCCTTGGTCCTCTGGCCGGATGGGGAGCCCCAGGAGGATGAACTCAGATCCACTACTCTGATTCCTTGTGCTTCTCATCTTCTACTGAAAATGAGAAAGACATGGAAATGTGAGAACAGGAAATATTATGATTAGGGCACAGTGAAAGCAATGTTTTTAATTAGTGTATTCACTTTAACTGAGATTCTCAAACTTTTGAACACTAATGGGAAgttggagacttagaaaccagttCAACATGTTTTGAGGGACTTGGAAATATCATAACAATTATCAGATAAGAAAAGATCAGCTTTGAGAAGTTTCAGAATCCCAAATAGAATTCTGAGATAGGCAATGAGGTGAAAGGTCAGATCAGCCATTAATTCATAGCAAAGCTAGTCAATAATATATAATAGTTTCCCAGCCTCTTGACCCTCTTCACAGCTCTAGAGGCATATTGGCTAATTTTTTGTATCTGGGGCTGTATTGAAATTGAAAGAACGGAGGGGGCAACTATAAAGCTATAATTTAGATTTAGAGACTTAAAGGCACAGATCTTTATCAATGACTTGAAATATCATATGACATATCTTCTACACACCCTTCAGATCTTCCGGATTCTAACATCTCCAGTGGTCTGactctctttctaaagaagtcCTCAtggaatatatataaaaattctcTGTCTCCTTCAAGTTTTCTTGTGTGTTCTCTCAACCAAAACCTCATTTTGCTTTTTCAGGTTTTGTAGGATaacaggaaatatttaattgtacTAGCCACATCTGGAATCTGCCAAGAAATCACTTCTTCCCTCTCTAATGTATTCCAATAACCTCCATTTTCACTTGTCTTAATCCAGATTTATTTTGCTAATGACTCTTacatgatattttctttgttgcatttctatcatttcatttattattttcccctttttaccaGTTGAAAACAGAACTGTTCATATGAACATTCACAAAATAATAGTAAGTAAAACATACTAATCTGTCTATTAAAACATAGATCcacatttcataaataaaatcaatctaaATATCTTCATGTTTGAAAGCTCAATTTGAATTATTCACTCATAGAGGAAGGGAAATTAAAGTTAATGTTACTACTCAAATTCTGCCATCTTTGTTGAAATGATCTTTAAAATCTCTACATTTTCCAGGCCACTCTATACTCTTGTGTGATTTTTCCCCAGGATTAATTATTCATTCAGTTTTATTGCCCATCATTACATCTGTAAAAATCAGTTTCTCATAATTAGCAATTTTTGAGACATCAAGTTTCATTATTTTTGCAATTTCCAGTATTACAACAAGAATCATTATTCAATACCTTTTTACATAAACATGTGTGACAATTCCCTGAAATAGAATTAATGTCTATAAATATCCATGATTTTGATAGACCGCTAAACACAGGAGGCTGCACTTGGTGAGAAaggctattttgtttgtttgtttgtttgtttgtttgttgttttctgagacagggtttctctgtgtagctttgcatctttcctggaactagctttgtagaccaggctggccttgaactcacaaagatccacctgcctctgcctcccaagtgctgggattaaaggcgtgcaccaccaacgcccggctgagGAAGGCTATTTTTACATGTTCTGTCAATGAAAACATGATAGTTGAGTGTTTGGAGAGAGCAGGGATTGGGCATTGGgaaaacagaggaaattcaagaCCATGGTAAGTTTGCTAAAGTCTATGGAGTTGGATTATTATTGAAGAGCAGAGGTACATAAGGCTGTTTATGCTATAATAGAAAGTTTCAATTCTCCACTCAAAGTAGTAGTACATGCAATGAAAGTTTTGAGTAAAGAAGTGCTTTTAGTATTATACTATTTAGTCAGTAGAAATGGGGTTACAGCAAAACCAGGTATCAGAGGGAGCTGAACAAGAGGCTGTTGCCACATTTGAGGTACAATATATTCACTGCATATACCTGAGTTTGTCAGTGAAGATGCATACAGTTACAGAAATTTGGAATAAAATTTGGAAGAAACCTAGCATGACTTGATGGAGGTTAAAGACACCCAAAGAAACTGTGCATCCCCCTTCTTCTCCTGAATTAGGCACTATATGAGTTTGAGATAAATTGTTCTACATGGGGCTACTGTGCTATCCTCTGCTCTCAAACTTTAGATAGATACTCTATTCATGATAAGTAACTACTAGAAATATGGTGTGCAGAAGAAGAGCCTAGAGAGAGTAggacacaatgcacacacactcaatcaCTGAGGGCAAATTCTCCCCGTGCTTTGGCATGGTCCCCTTAGATGATAAACACAGATACCTTCAATTTCAAGGCACAAGAAGATCCCTCCATTTCTCTCTAGGAGGCATGGGAGACGGTGTAATAAGTATGATATCTAAGGGACAAAAGGTTCCATGGTGGCAGTCAGAATCCTCATCagctcagaacaaaacaaagttaGATATACCAATGAATATATGACTGAAGCTCTTGAGAATTTGGCATGAATTCTAATTTTACAAAAGATAGAGAGGATCCCAGGGGATAACACTGCCATCATGAGTCTAAATTAAATTCAGGGTATAATTGCCACTTTTCCATTGCCTCCTTGGGGAAACAACTACTTGTTGAAGAAGTAAAAGAGAGTTTGCTCATCTTTTGAGGAATAAAGCTAATAGCAACAAGGAAGCCTGTAGTAACTTTGAGGGCCACAAAACTTTTAGCATCTTATTTATCTTGGATAAAATAAACTAAGAGGTGGCTGAGTGTGGTAACCAAAGTTCAGAATCCCATGACACTGCAAAAGGACACAAGTACACTTTTATCATCATTCCAAATGGAAGGGTAAGGTGCTCATGTCAC harbors:
- the LOC118582884 gene encoding olfactory receptor 50-like: MRSTRNQSSGSEFILLGLPIRPEDQGMYSALFLALYLITVLGNLLIILLIRLDSHLQTPMYFFLSHLAFTDISFSSVTSPKMLMNMLTHSQSISYAGCISQVYFFLFFADLDSFLLTSMAYDRYVAICHPLHYTRIMSQSVCILLVIASWFLSFAGALVHTILLAHLSFLRSNTLHHFFCDLSALIKLSSSDTSINELVILIVGSLVITVPFICILGSYGRIGATILRTPSIKGICKALSTCGSHLSVVSLYYGAIIGLYFVPSSNNTNDKDVIVALLYTMVTPMLNPFIYSLRNRDMKGALRNMLARATFSM